One Staphylococcus ratti DNA segment encodes these proteins:
- a CDS encoding YhgE/Pip domain-containing protein, with the protein MKNAIKLFMTDLRKIVKAPAVFVLLTGLALLPSFYAWFNLDANWDPYGNTKNIKVAVVNEDQGDKVRGKPLNVGDTVVNQLKKDNHFDWEFVSREKADHDLKMGKYYAAIYIPKPFTHQITGTLRKKPQRANIEYKVNQKLNAIAPKMTDAGTSAIVQKANDKFNETVTKSLLKEANRLGVKLENEIPTINKVKNAVYTANQSVPKINEFAKKILYLDNHQDQIDQYANDFRNLEHYKGPVLDAVDKLNRVNNAIPALNERAKLILALNKHMPHIKEALNVASNDVPKAFPKINQGVDIASQGVDHGLQGLKEADSFLNAIDQRVGYDQNNIQNAQEVNPNAQQAPQNDVQTAPQSTLSTSGYSHIQTAQMSTNASDTPSNGMDDANAMESALSKALLALSHQTDQQAQSSQQDIKALENVLYGIMASEHPKDFVPTLDHLKSRLELTSKTNQQLIDTLSELENKEGVPLTSEIKALESVNNKINQVIKKENQLRNALSRGSSGKAEAIDLLNELSKMNESLGDLSRYIQSDLNQKLLEVSKSIMAALEGGNAKLSTIQSKLNTVHQVIKDGQTVLGKTKERLDVIKSELPLIEQRYNDAMSVAQHYYAQFESDVARAATFIRNDLPGLEQRLADTTATVNQNVPILFNRYDRLVQLLNENQPQAKQDLHRLAEFIRNDLPGLEKDLAKADKLFKEIDKDDTIDKLVNLLKNDLKKQADVIANPIKMNHEDVFPVKDYGSASTPFYTALAVWVGALLMVSLLTTDNKHRELASILTKREIYLGKLGLFYMIGIIQALIVSIGDIVILEAQVESVPWFIGITVLSSMVFVTIVYTLVSLLGNPGKALAIVLLVLQIAGGGGTFPIEVTPEFFQKLHPFIPFSYAIDALREAVGGYVPKILTQKLVTLLAFGIGFLIIGIILKPITDPIMKKIAAKAEKSDVME; encoded by the coding sequence ATGAAAAACGCAATTAAACTATTTATGACTGATTTACGAAAGATTGTTAAAGCACCAGCAGTGTTTGTGCTACTCACAGGACTTGCGCTCCTTCCTTCCTTTTATGCATGGTTTAATTTGGACGCCAATTGGGACCCGTATGGGAATACAAAGAATATCAAGGTTGCGGTGGTCAATGAAGACCAGGGAGATAAAGTGAGAGGTAAGCCGTTAAATGTTGGTGACACAGTAGTTAATCAACTGAAAAAAGATAATCATTTTGACTGGGAATTTGTAAGTCGAGAAAAGGCAGATCACGATTTAAAGATGGGTAAATATTATGCAGCAATTTACATACCTAAACCTTTCACACATCAAATTACAGGTACCCTTCGCAAAAAGCCGCAACGCGCAAATATCGAATATAAAGTGAATCAAAAATTAAATGCGATCGCGCCTAAAATGACGGATGCAGGAACAAGCGCTATCGTCCAAAAGGCGAATGACAAATTTAATGAGACGGTAACTAAGTCATTGCTTAAAGAGGCCAATCGTCTAGGCGTTAAATTAGAAAACGAAATACCAACTATAAATAAAGTTAAAAATGCAGTTTACACTGCGAATCAATCCGTACCTAAAATTAATGAATTTGCGAAGAAGATTCTATATTTAGATAACCATCAAGACCAAATAGATCAATATGCGAATGATTTCAGAAATTTAGAGCATTACAAAGGGCCGGTTTTAGACGCGGTAGATAAACTTAATCGAGTGAATAATGCGATTCCCGCCTTAAACGAGCGCGCTAAACTTATATTGGCACTGAATAAACATATGCCTCATATTAAAGAGGCATTGAATGTGGCTTCTAACGATGTACCGAAAGCTTTTCCGAAAATCAATCAAGGCGTAGATATTGCGAGCCAAGGGGTAGACCATGGTTTACAAGGTTTGAAAGAGGCAGACAGCTTTTTAAATGCCATCGATCAACGTGTAGGATATGATCAAAACAACATTCAAAATGCGCAAGAGGTGAATCCAAATGCGCAACAGGCGCCACAAAATGATGTACAGACGGCACCGCAAAGTACGCTGTCAACCTCAGGGTATAGTCATATTCAAACAGCACAAATGAGTACGAATGCGAGTGACACACCGAGTAACGGTATGGATGACGCCAATGCTATGGAATCTGCGTTGTCCAAAGCGTTATTAGCGTTATCTCATCAAACAGATCAACAAGCCCAAAGTAGTCAACAAGATATTAAAGCGTTAGAAAACGTACTTTATGGCATTATGGCGTCAGAGCACCCGAAAGACTTCGTGCCAACTTTAGACCATCTTAAATCAAGATTGGAGTTAACGAGCAAAACCAATCAGCAATTGATTGATACGTTGTCTGAACTTGAAAATAAAGAAGGAGTGCCACTTACTTCAGAAATTAAGGCGCTAGAATCTGTAAATAATAAAATCAATCAAGTTATAAAAAAAGAAAATCAACTTCGTAATGCATTATCTCGTGGAAGCTCAGGTAAAGCAGAAGCGATAGATTTACTCAATGAGCTGTCAAAAATGAATGAAAGCTTGGGAGATTTAAGTCGTTATATTCAATCTGATTTGAATCAAAAACTACTAGAAGTTTCAAAAAGCATTATGGCTGCTTTAGAAGGTGGGAACGCTAAACTTTCTACGATTCAATCGAAGCTTAATACCGTTCATCAAGTGATTAAAGATGGACAAACGGTTTTAGGTAAGACTAAAGAACGGCTCGATGTCATAAAAAGTGAGCTTCCACTCATTGAACAACGTTATAATGACGCAATGTCCGTGGCGCAACATTATTATGCGCAATTTGAGAGCGATGTAGCAAGAGCAGCAACATTTATACGCAATGACTTACCTGGTCTCGAACAACGATTGGCAGATACGACAGCGACAGTAAATCAAAATGTGCCTATTTTATTCAACCGGTATGATCGTTTAGTGCAGCTACTTAATGAAAACCAGCCTCAAGCAAAACAAGATTTACATCGGTTAGCTGAATTTATAAGAAACGATTTGCCTGGTTTAGAAAAAGATTTGGCTAAAGCCGACAAACTTTTTAAAGAAATTGATAAAGATGACACTATCGACAAATTGGTTAATCTACTGAAGAACGACTTGAAAAAACAAGCAGATGTGATTGCAAATCCAATTAAAATGAACCATGAAGATGTGTTTCCCGTTAAAGATTATGGCTCCGCAAGTACACCATTCTATACTGCATTAGCCGTATGGGTTGGGGCGTTACTGATGGTAAGTTTATTAACGACAGACAACAAGCATCGAGAGTTAGCTTCAATTTTAACTAAACGAGAAATTTATCTTGGCAAGTTAGGCTTGTTTTATATGATTGGAATCATTCAGGCGTTAATTGTGTCTATCGGAGATATTGTGATTTTAGAAGCGCAAGTAGAAAGTGTGCCGTGGTTTATTGGCATTACTGTGCTCTCCTCTATGGTTTTCGTAACGATTGTTTATACGTTAGTGTCGTTATTAGGAAATCCAGGTAAAGCATTAGCGATTGTTCTGCTCGTACTCCAAATAGCTGGTGGCGGGGGAACGTTCCCAATTGAAGTTACACCGGAGTTCTTCCAAAAACTTCATCCGTTTATTCCGTTCTCCTATGCGATTGATGCATTAAGAGAAGCGGTTGGCGGATATGTGCCTAAAATATTAACGCAAAAATTAGTGACGCTTCTTGCATTTGGAATTGGCTTTTTAATTATCGGTATTATATTGAAACCAATTACAGATCCGATTATGAAAAAAATCGCGGCTAAAGCTGAGAAAAGTGATGTTATGGAATAA
- a CDS encoding amidase domain-containing protein — protein sequence MKKDKWFICILSTTLLFPSYTVYEVHAETAKTVSENAQTDDTKISKDRQTSKDTNDTSKETVNGSNADSKYKDAKYLSTTHDTALEKLSTDYFSNPFLLFTSQPVTTTFWGNWLTPTYAETSSTGETRTHDAHPLTQQSLQTSNQKTPINHATTQNGTLTSSQDSHPLPQRDQKVADELDSITASIQSETSSQLTEDTSSRSEETDSTDAHSKTTPTNEHRSTTQANDRDIEALLDEYSEKSQKQRQLTNPQLPSDVDIEQSEVPKQSFDNELKQSNMRSTATFETRPNLSSPNTQSVDYQITENKATRDFIKSIAKEAHDIGQNENIYASVMIAQAILESDSGNSALAQAPYHNLFGIKGAYYGQSVTFNTLEDNGNSMYQIAAQFRSYPNQNAALKDYATLIKHGIDGNPTMYQPTWKSEARTYREATSHLSHTYATDTHYAEKLNSIIHHYDLTRFDKKAMPKSSEDDATYNETPMAFKTFTESGHSPYPHGQCTWYVYERMAQFGLPISGDLGDAHNWDNRAASKGYTISLTPTPHSAVVFEAGQLGADSHYGHVAFVEKVLSDGTIIISESNVKGLGVISYRTIDADDAQYLTYIKSNN from the coding sequence ATGAAAAAAGACAAATGGTTCATCTGTATACTGTCAACAACGTTATTATTCCCCTCATATACTGTCTACGAAGTCCACGCAGAAACCGCAAAAACCGTTTCTGAAAATGCTCAAACAGATGATACCAAAATATCTAAAGATCGTCAGACTTCAAAAGATACAAACGACACGTCAAAAGAGACAGTGAATGGCAGCAATGCAGATTCCAAATATAAAGATGCAAAATATTTAAGTACAACACATGACACCGCTCTAGAAAAATTATCTACAGATTATTTTTCAAATCCGTTTCTTCTATTTACATCTCAACCTGTGACAACAACATTTTGGGGCAACTGGTTGACACCAACATATGCTGAAACATCCTCAACAGGCGAAACACGCACACATGACGCGCATCCTTTGACTCAACAATCATTACAGACAAGTAACCAAAAAACACCTATCAATCATGCAACAACTCAAAATGGTACACTGACGTCGTCTCAAGATAGTCACCCTTTACCACAACGCGATCAAAAGGTCGCAGATGAACTTGATTCGATTACAGCTTCTATTCAATCAGAAACGTCATCACAATTAACAGAAGATACATCAAGTCGTTCAGAAGAAACTGATTCGACTGATGCGCATTCGAAAACGACGCCTACCAATGAGCACCGGTCAACAACACAAGCAAATGACCGTGATATCGAAGCACTACTTGATGAATACAGTGAAAAGTCCCAAAAACAACGTCAGCTGACAAATCCACAATTACCTTCTGACGTGGATATCGAACAAAGCGAAGTACCTAAACAATCTTTTGACAATGAATTAAAACAATCAAATATGCGTTCTACAGCAACTTTTGAAACACGACCTAACTTGTCGAGTCCAAACACACAGTCCGTTGATTATCAGATAACGGAAAATAAAGCGACGCGTGATTTTATTAAAAGTATTGCCAAAGAAGCACATGACATCGGTCAAAATGAAAATATTTACGCCTCAGTCATGATTGCGCAAGCCATTTTAGAGTCTGACTCAGGTAACAGTGCCCTCGCACAAGCCCCATATCATAATTTATTCGGCATTAAAGGGGCATATTATGGGCAATCTGTGACCTTTAATACATTAGAAGATAATGGGAATTCAATGTATCAAATTGCCGCACAATTTCGTAGCTACCCTAATCAAAACGCCGCTTTAAAAGATTACGCTACACTCATTAAACATGGTATTGACGGTAATCCTACAATGTATCAACCGACATGGAAAAGTGAAGCACGTACATATCGTGAAGCGACATCACACCTTTCCCATACTTATGCGACAGATACGCACTATGCTGAAAAGCTGAACAGTATTATTCATCATTATGATTTAACGCGATTCGATAAAAAAGCAATGCCCAAGTCAAGTGAGGATGACGCTACATATAATGAAACACCTATGGCTTTCAAAACATTCACAGAAAGTGGTCATTCCCCGTACCCTCATGGACAATGTACTTGGTACGTCTATGAACGCATGGCTCAATTTGGACTTCCGATTAGTGGCGATTTAGGCGATGCGCACAATTGGGATAATCGCGCAGCAAGTAAAGGTTATACAATCAGTTTAACGCCTACACCACACAGTGCAGTTGTTTTCGAAGCAGGACAACTTGGTGCCGATAGTCATTATGGCCACGTCGCATTTGTCGAAAAAGTGCTTTCAGATGGCACTATAATCATTTCTGAATCTAACGTTAAAGGGCTCGGAGTCATTTCGTATCGTACCATTGATGCGGATGATGCGCAGTATCTAACTTATATTAAAAGTAACAATTAA
- a CDS encoding helix-turn-helix domain-containing protein, producing MEVGKQIKYYRKAHDLSQTALADKVYVSSQTISNWENERSYPDLESLISLTELFNISLDQLVKGDVEVMKNTLDRNNMDEYGKRMVIFMLLFAVSEGAALSLSDGWFGLLLPFVFWIIGMRYAMKIEYLKKKYDVKTYKEIVDYLENNNTTPKAPRNKTKYIFETIFIVTGFIVSAVIIMLLSMWLFGWL from the coding sequence ATGGAAGTAGGTAAACAAATCAAATACTACAGAAAAGCACATGATTTATCTCAAACTGCATTAGCAGATAAAGTCTATGTTTCTAGCCAAACAATTTCTAATTGGGAAAACGAAAGAAGCTATCCAGATTTAGAAAGTTTAATTAGTCTTACTGAATTATTTAACATTTCCCTTGATCAACTTGTTAAAGGAGATGTAGAAGTAATGAAAAATACGTTAGACAGAAATAACATGGATGAATACGGAAAACGTATGGTAATTTTCATGTTGTTATTTGCAGTGTCTGAAGGTGCAGCATTGAGTTTAAGCGATGGGTGGTTCGGTTTATTATTGCCTTTTGTGTTTTGGATAATAGGGATGCGCTATGCAATGAAGATAGAATATTTAAAGAAAAAATATGATGTAAAAACATATAAAGAAATAGTAGACTATCTAGAGAATAATAATACAACCCCGAAGGCGCCAAGAAATAAAACAAAGTATATTTTTGAAACAATTTTTATTGTAACAGGATTCATAGTTTCTGCAGTCATAATTATGCTATTAAGCATGTGGTTATTTGGATGGCTATAA
- a CDS encoding helix-turn-helix domain-containing protein: MIQINQTIKRERLRCGMTQDNLAEHLNITKTTISKWENGILYPDITLLPKLAKIFNITVDELLNYKKTLNNADIRKISLKLTQMIPQTSYKAYLLSVKAHYIDHANEFKFLNSLLGVLANNILYCDDEILFKETLSLARSIIKTTEDNCDDVYLKKHAQVYKTMLYAFEGDFESVINATPDFDLKLGEHALLTRAYLQQGNHLKAKNVLHTDMYQSLMILMYDFSLMLTHELYTTPIETLELKFYHLNQALNVDDLYPYVSINCYFQFALYYAKKDDQKAETYLNKYCDCFEYLVKHFIFQKDDFFTHIDAWIETLPLGEKLPANYENMLKTLLTTVLENAHFTSLNGFEPIKHKLLNIYNQRGITY, from the coding sequence ATGATACAAATTAATCAAACGATAAAAAGAGAACGTTTAAGATGTGGCATGACCCAAGACAATTTAGCTGAACATCTTAATATTACAAAAACAACTATATCTAAATGGGAAAATGGCATACTTTACCCTGATATTACTTTGCTTCCTAAGCTAGCTAAAATTTTTAATATCACAGTAGATGAATTATTAAACTATAAAAAGACATTGAACAACGCAGATATAAGAAAAATCTCTTTAAAATTGACACAAATGATTCCACAAACTAGTTATAAAGCTTATTTATTATCAGTAAAAGCCCATTACATTGACCATGCAAATGAATTCAAATTCCTTAATTCATTATTAGGTGTTTTAGCGAATAATATATTGTACTGCGATGATGAAATACTTTTTAAAGAAACACTTTCCTTAGCACGATCAATTATTAAAACAACAGAAGACAATTGTGATGATGTCTACTTAAAAAAACATGCTCAAGTGTATAAAACAATGCTATATGCTTTTGAAGGTGACTTTGAATCCGTTATAAATGCCACTCCTGATTTTGATTTAAAACTCGGTGAACACGCTTTATTAACACGCGCTTATTTACAACAAGGAAACCATTTAAAAGCTAAAAACGTGCTTCATACAGACATGTATCAATCATTAATGATTTTGATGTACGACTTTTCTTTAATGCTTACACATGAATTATATACTACGCCAATAGAAACTCTTGAATTAAAATTTTACCATTTGAACCAAGCATTAAATGTTGATGATTTATATCCTTATGTAAGCATTAATTGCTATTTTCAATTTGCGCTATATTATGCGAAGAAAGATGATCAAAAAGCTGAAACTTATCTTAATAAATATTGTGACTGTTTCGAGTATTTAGTGAAACATTTTATTTTTCAAAAAGACGATTTTTTTACGCATATTGATGCATGGATTGAGACATTGCCCCTAGGAGAAAAATTGCCCGCAAACTATGAAAATATGCTCAAAACTCTACTGACAACCGTTTTAGAAAATGCGCACTTTACATCCTTAAATGGGTTTGAACCGATAAAGCATAAATTACTCAATATTTATAATCAAAGGGGGATAACGTATTGA
- the yidC gene encoding membrane protein insertase YidC, translating into MKTYKSISVLSLFSLILLSGCNYSGDHRENSLYHQFSAPMDTLLHLIATTFNNNYGLAIITIVFIVRLVMLPFMLMQSKNGHQLRTKMNLIKPEITQLKTALIQAKTQEEKNKANKALMKLYKDNHINPIQSILGCLPLFVQMPILFGLYAALKWPSSGGLTAHADFLWFNLIHPDIIITLIAGCLYIIQPLITIKSLPKTQALLAMVWPLYLL; encoded by the coding sequence TTGAAAACATACAAAAGTATCTCAGTTTTATCGCTCTTTAGCCTGATTCTATTATCAGGTTGTAATTATTCCGGCGATCATCGTGAGAATAGCTTATATCATCAATTCTCTGCTCCGATGGACACCCTTTTACACTTGATAGCTACAACTTTTAATAATAATTATGGTTTAGCTATAATAACAATCGTGTTCATCGTGAGACTGGTTATGCTGCCATTTATGCTTATGCAATCAAAAAACGGTCATCAATTACGTACCAAAATGAATCTGATAAAACCAGAAATCACCCAATTAAAAACGGCACTTATTCAAGCCAAAACGCAAGAAGAAAAAAATAAGGCCAACAAAGCCCTAATGAAATTATATAAAGACAACCATATCAATCCTATACAATCCATACTCGGTTGTCTCCCTTTATTCGTACAAATGCCTATTTTATTCGGCCTATATGCTGCACTAAAATGGCCATCAAGTGGCGGACTAACAGCACACGCTGATTTTCTGTGGTTTAATTTAATTCATCCTGATATCATTATCACTCTCATTGCAGGTTGCTTGTACATTATTCAGCCATTAATCACCATAAAAAGCCTTCCTAAAACGCAAGCTCTATTAGCTATGGTATGGCCATTATATCTCCTATAA